From a single Nicotiana tabacum cultivar K326 chromosome 8, ASM71507v2, whole genome shotgun sequence genomic region:
- the LOC107813305 gene encoding uncharacterized protein LOC107813305, whose amino-acid sequence MAIANLQRFASRIARNPSISSSFRATIARSSATASSSPSRCGSAKVSDRIVKLFAVDPDGHKREIIGLSGQTLLKALTNHGLIDPDSHRLEDIDACSSECEVHIAQEWLEKLPEASYDEQYVLKRNSRARVLNKHSRLGCQVVLSQELQGMVVAIPEAKPWDIP is encoded by the coding sequence ATGGCTATCGCTAATCTGCAGAGATTCGCTTCACGAATCGCTCGAAACCCTTCAATTTCTTCTTCCTTCAGAGCTACAATCGCTCGATCTTCCGCCACCGCGTCCTCATCTCCATCCCGCTGCGGTTCCGCCAAAGTCTCCGATCGGATCGTCAAGCTCTTCGCCGTTGACCCGGACGGCCATAAACGTGAGATTATCGGACTCTCGGGTCAAACACTCCTCAAAGCCCTGACAAACCACGGGTTAATTGATCCGGATTCTCATCGCCTTGAAGACATCGACGCGTGTTCTTCCGAGTGTGAGGTGCACATTGCTCAGGAATGGCTCGAGAAGCTTCCAGAAGCTTCCTACGATGAACAGTATGTTCTAAAGAGGAATTCTAGGGCTAGGGTTTTGAACAAGCATTCGCGGCTCGGTTGTCAGGTGGTACTCTCACAAGAGCTTCAAGGAATGGTTGTGGCAATTCCCGAGGCTAAGCCATGGGATATTCCATAA
- the LOC107813306 gene encoding serine carboxypeptidase-like 20, translated as MARKNSYFLHYNILLLSFLAFSFLLIEGVPENALITQIPGFNGTFQSKHYAGYVTIDESHGKKLFYYFVESEKDPTKDPVVLWLNGGPGCSSFDGFVYEHGPFNFELGKTSESLPILHNNPYSWSKVSSVIYLDSPVGVGFSYSGNESDYKTGDLKTASDTHSFLLKWFEIYPEFLKNPFYISGESYAGIYVPTLSYEVAKGIDAGVMPVINFKGYMVGNGVTDDIIDGNALVPFAHGMGLISDELFEEVTTLCNGNFYEPASNNCSDKLNQVDQDVVDLNLYDILEPCYHSKDSTVISTGNSRLPMSFRKLGETERPLPVRKRMFGRAWPFRAPVREGHVPTWPEILNGVHVPCTDDRVATAWLNNEEVRKAIHAKETTVTGPWELCTGKIHLIHDSGSMIKYHKNLTARGYRALIYSGDHDMCVPFTGSEKWTRSLGYKIVDEWRPWYVNEQVAGYIQGYDNNLIFLTIKGAGHTVPEYKPREALAFYARWLEGKNI; from the exons ATGGCAAGAAAAAACTCTTATTTTTTACACTATAATATATTATTGTTAAGTTTCTTGGCATTTTCATTTCTGTTAATAGAAGGGGTACCTGAAAATGCATTAATAACTCAAATTCCTGGCTTCAATGGCACTTTCCAGTCAAAGCATTATGCTgg ATATGTTACCATAGATGAAAGTCATGGTAAgaaattgttttattattttgttgagtctGAAAAAGATCCAACAAAAGATCCAGTTGTTCTTTGGCTCAATGGTGGACCTGGCTGCTCAAGTTTTGATGGCTTTGTTTATGAGCATG GACCTTTTAATTTTGAGTTGGGAAAGACAAGTGAGAGCCTGCCTATTCTGCATAATAATCCATACAGTTGGTCCAAG gtTTCCAGTGTAATATATCTGGACTCTCCTGTTGGCGTTGGGTTTTCTTACTCGGGAAATGAATCTGACTACAAGACAGGAGACTTAAAGACTGCATCTGATACCCACTCGTTTCTCCTCAAG TGGTTTGAGATCTACCCGGAGTTTCTCAAGAATCCATTTTACATATCTGGAGAGTCTTATGCTGGAATATATGTGCCAACACTGTCTTATGAAGTAGCAAAAG GTATTGATGCTGGAGTAATGCCTGTTATCAACTTTAAG GGTTACATGGTGGGAAATGGCGTGACAGATGACATAATAGACGGTAATGCTCTTGTTCCATTTGCACATGGTATGGGCCTCATTTCGGATGAATTGTTTGAG GAAGTTACTACTCTATGTAATGGAAATTTCTATGAACCAGCGAGTAATAATTGTTCAGACAAGCTAAACCAAGTTGATCAG GATGTTGTGGATCTAAACTTGTATGACATTTTAGAACCATGTTACCACAGTAAAGATTCTACTGTAATTTCCACTGGTAACTCAAGATTGCCAATGAGCTTTCGTAAACTAGGTGAGACAGAAAGGCCTCTTCCTGTCAGAAAAAGAATGTTTGGTCGCGCATGGCCTTTTAGAGCTCCAGTAAGAGAGGGACATGTCCCAACTTGGCCGGAGATTCTCAATGGCGTCCATGTCCCTTGCACT GATGATCGTGTTGCTACTGCATGGCTCAACAATGAAGAAGTTCGTAAAGCAATTCATGCCAAAGAA ACAACTGTCACAGGTCCCTGGGAGTTATGCACTGGCAAAATACATCTAATTCATGATTCCGGAAGCATGATTAAGTATCACAAAAACCTCACAGCTCGGGGATATCGAGCACTCATATACAG TGGGGATCACGATATGTGTGTACCATTCACCGGTTCAGAAAAATGGACAAGATCACTTGGATATAAGATTGTGGATGAATGGAGGCCTTGGTATGTAAATGAACAAGTTGCAGG TTACATACAAGGGTATGACAACAACCTCATTTTTCTAACTATTAAG GGAGCTGGACACACCGTGCCAGAGTACAAACCACGAGAGGCCTTGGCGTTCTATGCGCGCTGGCTAGAGGGCAAGAACATATGA